A genomic window from Shewanella vesiculosa includes:
- the yajC gene encoding preprotein translocase subunit YajC produces MFISNAYANPISGAAGGETMQLIFMLVMFGLIFYFMIFRPQSKRVKEHKNLMASISKGDEVLTSGGILGKVTKIGEESDYVLLAINDNNQITIKKDYIAAVLPKGSIQSL; encoded by the coding sequence ATGTTTATTTCAAATGCATATGCAAACCCAATCAGTGGCGCTGCCGGTGGCGAAACCATGCAGTTAATTTTCATGCTAGTCATGTTTGGATTAATTTTTTACTTCATGATTTTCCGTCCGCAGTCAAAGCGTGTTAAAGAACACAAAAACTTAATGGCCTCTATTTCAAAAGGTGATGAAGTATTAACCAGTGGTGGCATTCTAGGCAAAGTAACCAAAATCGGTGAAGAAAGTGATTATGTGTTATTAGCTATTAACGATAACAACCAAATCACGATCAAAAAGGATTATATTGCAGCGGTATTGCCTAAAGGTTCTATCCAGTCGTTATAA
- a CDS encoding DUF3224 domain-containing protein, producing the protein MTKIVLKGVFQITTWNESTYAEHHNDSKQTIAEISQTYSGDVSGSAQIRYIMSYQKEGSAVFVGIEHLTIDTPEIAGSIVLQHNGVFSQGVAQSQFNVIADSGTDNLLQYIGHGEFTSTENGQADYIITLQHE; encoded by the coding sequence ATGACAAAAATAGTCTTAAAAGGTGTATTTCAAATCACCACCTGGAATGAATCGACTTATGCAGAACACCACAACGACAGCAAACAAACCATAGCAGAAATTAGCCAAACATATTCTGGTGACGTCAGTGGTTCTGCGCAAATCCGCTATATTATGTCATACCAAAAAGAAGGTTCGGCTGTATTTGTTGGCATAGAACACTTAACCATTGATACGCCAGAGATAGCAGGCAGCATAGTTCTGCAACATAATGGCGTATTCTCACAAGGCGTGGCACAGAGCCAATTTAACGTAATCGCTGATTCAGGGACCGATAACCTGCTGCAATATATTGGCCACGGCGAATTTACTTCAACCGAAAATGGTCAAGCTGATTACATCATCACTCTACAACATGAATAA
- a CDS encoding DUF2007 domain-containing protein, which translates to MEQRKVLLAGGNLLQAHTWKGLLETSGIDVDLKGEALIGGVGGLPIEMQTVELWVADSQLVAAQSLLDALDIEKPQWQCVQCHEINEGSFELCWQCSSQRSEMHNE; encoded by the coding sequence ATGGAACAACGAAAAGTATTATTGGCTGGTGGTAACTTACTGCAGGCTCACACATGGAAAGGGTTACTTGAAACCAGTGGAATAGACGTTGATCTTAAAGGAGAAGCGCTTATTGGTGGTGTTGGCGGTTTGCCTATTGAAATGCAGACTGTTGAGTTATGGGTTGCAGATAGTCAGCTTGTGGCAGCACAGAGTTTATTGGATGCACTTGATATTGAAAAACCTCAATGGCAATGCGTTCAGTGCCATGAAATAAATGAAGGAAGTTTTGAGTTGTGTTGGCAATGTAGTTCGCAAAGAAGTGAAATGCATAACGAATAA
- a CDS encoding histidine kinase — protein sequence MKKLALYPVEKIDQLTSPEAHEDISVQSSALNVFTDFKKVTPMVIESSTSAVNVEHLMQKSHVRLKLVIDHHDQFIGLISFESLHNQEILKRVAAGHQREHLSVADFMIPKEDLKAIDFEDLNYARIGDVIETLQSAGQQHCLVIDREQHAIRGVLSANDIARRLKLAVDVSTPNSFASIFKVIANTQQPAVLQIPQPHF from the coding sequence GTGAAAAAATTAGCCCTATACCCAGTAGAAAAAATTGACCAATTAACTTCACCAGAAGCCCATGAAGACATATCAGTACAGTCTTCGGCATTAAACGTGTTTACTGATTTCAAGAAAGTGACACCTATGGTTATTGAGTCAAGTACATCGGCTGTGAATGTTGAGCACTTAATGCAAAAGTCACATGTCCGCCTCAAATTAGTCATTGACCATCACGATCAGTTTATTGGCTTAATCAGTTTTGAGTCATTACATAATCAAGAGATATTAAAACGAGTGGCCGCAGGACATCAGCGTGAACACCTCAGTGTTGCTGATTTTATGATCCCTAAAGAAGATCTTAAAGCGATCGATTTTGAAGATTTAAATTATGCTCGAATCGGTGATGTAATTGAAACATTGCAATCAGCAGGGCAACAACATTGTTTAGTGATTGATCGCGAACAACATGCTATTCGCGGAGTATTATCAGCCAATGATATTGCAAGGCGATTAAAACTTGCTGTTGATGTGAGCACACCAAACTCATTTGCCTCAATATTCAAGGTTATTGCCAATACTCAGCAGCCAGCGGTATTACAAATACCACAGCCTCACTTTTAG
- a CDS encoding DUF2892 domain-containing protein, with product MSLERSIMAFAGFMVLLSIVLTATVSPHFVWLTVFVGANLFQSAFTGFCPAAMVMKKLGIKTAAEIALNK from the coding sequence ATGTCATTAGAAAGAAGTATTATGGCCTTTGCAGGCTTCATGGTTTTATTATCGATAGTGTTAACCGCAACTGTCAGTCCACATTTTGTCTGGCTAACGGTGTTTGTAGGCGCTAATCTATTTCAGAGTGCATTCACAGGCTTTTGTCCTGCGGCGATGGTAATGAAAAAATTAGGCATCAAAACTGCAGCGGAAATAGCCTTAAATAAATAA
- the secF gene encoding protein translocase subunit SecF, translating to MLQIFSVKNTVDFLRHAKIISIMSMLLVIASLGSLATQGINWGLDFTGGTVVEMEFSAPVDLNALRGTMTSAEAEGAVVQNFGSSRDILVRLPVRNELKSDVQVAAVLAAAQSIDAGVIQKRVEFVGPQVGKELAEQGGLAVIVALICILIYVSFRFEWRLAAGSVAALAHDVIVTLGVFSVLQLEFDLTVLAGLLTVVGYSLNDTIVVYDRIRENFLKMRKGTPEEIVNTSITQTMSRTVITTGTTLITVIALFLKGGTMIHGFATALLLGIFVGTYSSIYVASYLAVKLGINREHMLPVEIEKEGADQPSMMP from the coding sequence ATGTTACAGATATTTTCAGTAAAGAACACAGTCGACTTTCTTCGTCATGCTAAAATCATCAGTATTATGTCGATGCTTCTGGTTATTGCCTCACTAGGGTCGCTTGCGACTCAAGGCATTAACTGGGGTTTGGACTTCACTGGCGGCACGGTAGTCGAAATGGAGTTTTCAGCTCCTGTCGACTTGAACGCTTTGCGCGGCACTATGACTTCAGCGGAAGCTGAAGGTGCGGTAGTACAGAACTTTGGTTCAAGCCGCGATATATTGGTGCGCTTACCGGTCAGAAATGAGCTAAAAAGTGATGTCCAGGTTGCCGCGGTATTAGCCGCAGCGCAATCAATTGATGCGGGCGTGATTCAAAAGCGAGTTGAGTTTGTTGGTCCTCAGGTAGGTAAAGAGTTAGCAGAGCAAGGTGGCTTAGCGGTTATTGTTGCCCTAATCTGTATTCTTATCTATGTGTCATTTCGTTTTGAGTGGCGTTTAGCAGCAGGTTCTGTTGCGGCGTTAGCCCATGACGTTATTGTTACTTTAGGGGTGTTTTCGGTATTACAGCTTGAATTTGACTTGACCGTATTGGCAGGTTTGTTGACAGTTGTGGGTTACTCACTTAACGATACTATCGTGGTGTATGACCGTATCCGTGAAAACTTCCTCAAAATGCGTAAAGGCACACCTGAAGAGATTGTGAATACCTCAATCACCCAGACCATGAGCCGTACCGTTATTACTACGGGTACCACATTAATTACCGTTATTGCGCTGTTCTTAAAAGGTGGCACGATGATCCATGGCTTTGCAACTGCATTGCTATTAGGTATTTTTGTCGGTACATATTCATCAATTTACGTGGCAAGTTACTTAGCCGTTAAATTGGGTATTAACCGTGAGCACATGTTACCTGTAGAAATTGAAAAAGAAGGTGCTGACCAGCCTTCAATGATGCCTTAA
- a CDS encoding S8 family serine peptidase: MKKNKNSAVVLSMTALALAISTQVNAAPSPLQLSATNQQIDQQSPLPKRYIVKFKNDNAAQTLSSSSVTQNVGVQPETNSMSYQPRSNEVFSQFRALNSVKAREMKRVGRSNSYSVKLDSPSIKALRLRQDVEYVEEDLPRRLLAETTPWGQTFVGATVLSDSQAGNRTICIIDSGYDRSHNDLNANNVTGTNNSGTGNWYQPGNNNAHGTHVAGTIAAIANNEGVVGVMPNQNANIHIVKVFNEAGWGYSSSLVAAIDTCVNSGGANVVTMSLGGSGSTTTERNALNTHYNNGVLLIAAAGNAGDSSYSYPASYDSVMSVAAVDSNLDHAAFSQYTDQVEISGPGEAILSTVTVGEGRLADITIGGQSYFSNGVVPHNRLTPSGTSYAPAPINASATGALAECTVNGTSFSCGNMANKICLVERVGNQGSSYPEINSTKACKTAGAKGIIVYSNSALPGLQNPFLVDANSDITVPSVSVDRATGLALKAKLGQSTTVSNQGNQDYEYYNGTSMATPHVSGVATLVWSYHPECSASQVRAALNATADDLSVAGRDNQTGYGMINAVAAKAYLDESCTGPTDPGTGPGTGDSVLVKGVAKTGLAGAKSDELYFSLDVPAGAKDLTFTMSGGTGDADLYVQYGASPTNSSYDCRPWKSGNAESCPIATTQTGTYYVMVQGYSAFSNVNLVANYTAATTSGGNTGGPASYTNTGNYTIPDNNTTGITSPITVSRTGDSGSVSVSIGIIHTYIGDLKIQLVSPTGQTVVLHNNTGGGTDNLTQTYTANMAGVESSGVWTLKAVDNAKQDTGYIDTWSLSFQ, translated from the coding sequence ATGAAAAAGAATAAAAACTCAGCGGTCGTGCTTAGCATGACCGCTCTTGCTTTGGCTATTTCAACTCAAGTCAATGCTGCCCCATCCCCCTTACAGCTTTCTGCTACCAACCAACAAATTGATCAACAATCTCCGTTACCTAAACGTTATATCGTTAAATTTAAGAATGATAATGCGGCACAAACGTTAAGCAGCAGTTCTGTAACGCAAAATGTGGGCGTACAACCTGAAACAAATAGTATGTCTTATCAGCCTCGCTCAAACGAAGTATTCAGTCAATTTCGTGCTTTGAACAGTGTAAAAGCGCGAGAAATGAAGCGTGTTGGTCGAAGCAATAGTTATTCTGTAAAACTCGATTCGCCATCAATCAAAGCATTGCGTTTACGTCAAGACGTTGAATATGTTGAAGAAGATTTACCACGCAGATTGCTTGCAGAAACAACTCCTTGGGGACAAACCTTTGTTGGTGCAACTGTACTAAGCGACAGCCAAGCGGGTAATCGCACTATCTGTATTATTGACTCTGGTTACGATCGTAGTCATAACGATTTAAATGCAAACAACGTCACCGGAACCAATAATTCCGGAACGGGCAACTGGTATCAACCGGGTAATAATAATGCTCATGGTACTCATGTCGCAGGTACTATTGCTGCCATTGCAAACAATGAAGGTGTGGTCGGGGTTATGCCTAACCAAAACGCCAATATTCATATCGTAAAAGTGTTTAACGAAGCAGGATGGGGCTACTCATCATCATTAGTAGCCGCTATCGACACTTGTGTTAATTCAGGTGGTGCAAATGTCGTCACAATGAGCTTAGGTGGCAGTGGTTCAACCACAACCGAGCGTAATGCATTAAATACTCACTACAATAATGGCGTATTATTAATTGCAGCTGCTGGTAATGCTGGTGACAGTAGTTATAGCTACCCTGCTTCATATGACAGTGTGATGTCAGTGGCCGCCGTTGACAGTAACCTTGATCATGCAGCATTTTCACAGTACACGGATCAAGTTGAAATTTCAGGTCCTGGTGAAGCAATTCTGTCAACCGTTACCGTTGGTGAAGGACGTTTAGCAGATATCACTATTGGTGGTCAGTCCTATTTTAGCAATGGCGTAGTACCGCACAATCGTCTGACTCCATCAGGAACCAGTTATGCTCCTGCCCCTATCAATGCAAGTGCAACCGGAGCCTTAGCAGAGTGTACCGTCAATGGAACCAGTTTTTCATGTGGCAATATGGCGAATAAGATTTGTCTTGTTGAGCGCGTAGGCAACCAAGGTTCAAGCTACCCTGAAATCAACTCAACTAAAGCATGTAAAACTGCAGGCGCTAAAGGTATTATTGTGTACAGTAATAGTGCCCTACCTGGCCTACAAAACCCATTCTTAGTTGATGCCAACAGTGATATTACGGTTCCTTCAGTGTCAGTAGATAGAGCAACAGGGCTTGCACTTAAAGCTAAGTTGGGACAATCAACGACAGTGAGTAATCAAGGTAACCAAGATTACGAATATTACAATGGTACCTCTATGGCCACACCGCATGTGTCAGGGGTTGCTACATTAGTGTGGAGTTACCACCCTGAATGTAGTGCAAGCCAAGTGCGTGCAGCACTTAATGCAACAGCTGATGACTTAAGTGTTGCGGGACGTGATAACCAAACCGGTTATGGGATGATTAATGCCGTTGCAGCAAAGGCCTACTTAGACGAATCATGTACTGGTCCAACCGATCCTGGCACAGGCCCTGGTACTGGTGACAGTGTACTGGTAAAAGGTGTCGCAAAAACCGGTCTAGCTGGCGCTAAAAGTGATGAGCTATATTTCTCGTTAGACGTCCCTGCAGGTGCAAAAGACTTAACCTTTACCATGAGTGGCGGTACTGGCGATGCTGACCTGTATGTACAATATGGTGCATCACCGACCAACAGCAGTTACGACTGTCGTCCATGGAAGAGTGGTAATGCAGAATCTTGTCCTATTGCCACAACACAAACGGGTACCTATTATGTGATGGTGCAGGGTTATAGCGCATTTAGTAACGTCAACCTAGTGGCTAATTATACCGCGGCAACAACCAGTGGTGGCAATACTGGCGGTCCAGCAAGCTATACCAATACTGGTAATTATACGATTCCAGATAATAATACCACTGGTATCACTAGCCCAATCACTGTTAGTCGTACTGGCGATTCAGGATCGGTATCAGTGTCTATCGGTATCATTCACACGTATATTGGTGATTTAAAAATCCAGTTAGTGAGTCCTACAGGTCAAACGGTTGTCCTGCACAACAATACTGGTGGTGGAACCGATAACTTAACCCAGACTTACACAGCTAATATGGCTGGTGTAGAGTCTAGTGGTGTATGGACTTTAAAAGCAGTTGATAATGCCAAACAAGATACTGGGTATATCGATACTTGGAGTTTAAGCTTCCAGTAA
- a CDS encoding YaeQ family protein: MAAKATVFKVSLQIADMDRHYYADHQFTLAQHPSETDTRMMVRLLAFAINASESLVFSKGLCVDDEAELWDKNLSGEIDLWVEFGQADEKWLRKACGRSKRVILYTYGGRSVPIWWQQNQQAFARYDNLSVINFPEDAVKQMDIFVNRNMALQVSLSEGQVWFSDANNSVLIEPEVLK, encoded by the coding sequence ATGGCCGCTAAAGCTACCGTCTTTAAAGTCTCTTTGCAGATAGCAGATATGGATCGTCATTATTATGCCGATCATCAATTTACCTTAGCCCAACACCCATCTGAGACCGACACCCGCATGATGGTTCGTTTGCTGGCATTTGCAATTAATGCATCAGAATCATTAGTGTTTAGTAAAGGTTTGTGCGTTGATGATGAAGCGGAACTTTGGGATAAAAACCTCAGTGGCGAAATTGATCTTTGGGTTGAATTTGGTCAAGCAGATGAAAAGTGGCTCAGAAAAGCGTGTGGTCGTTCAAAACGAGTCATTCTTTATACTTATGGCGGCCGAAGTGTACCTATTTGGTGGCAACAAAATCAGCAAGCATTCGCGCGTTACGATAATTTAAGCGTGATTAATTTCCCTGAAGATGCAGTTAAACAAATGGATATATTTGTTAATCGTAACATGGCGTTACAAGTAAGCCTTAGTGAAGGGCAAGTGTGGTTTTCAGATGCAAATAATAGTGTGTTAATCGAACCTGAAGTCTTAAAATGA
- the tgt gene encoding tRNA guanosine(34) transglycosylase Tgt, whose protein sequence is MKFELDTTDGRARRGRLIFDRGTVETPAFMPVGTYGTVKGMTPEEVRATGADILLGNTFHLWLRPGEEIMRKHGDLHDFMNWQRPILTDSGGFQVFSLGDIRKITEEGVHFRSPINGEKIFLDPEKSMQIQDSLGSDVVMIFDECTPYPATHDEARKSMQMSLRWAKRSRDEFDRLENPNSLFGIIQGGVFEDLRDESIKGLLDIGFDGYAVGGLAVGEPKADMHRILEHVCPQIPADKPRYLMGVGKPEDLVEGVRRGVDMFDCVMPTRNARNGHLFTSEGVIKIRNARHRDDTSTLDPKCDCYTCKNYSRAYLYHLDRCNEILGARLNTIHNLRYYQMLMEGLRGAIETGTLDTFVKEFYTSFGREVPELTV, encoded by the coding sequence ATGAAATTTGAATTAGATACAACAGATGGTCGTGCACGTCGCGGACGTCTTATTTTTGATCGTGGCACCGTAGAAACGCCAGCATTTATGCCTGTGGGAACATACGGAACCGTAAAAGGGATGACGCCGGAAGAAGTGCGCGCGACGGGTGCCGATATTTTATTGGGTAACACCTTCCATTTATGGCTGCGTCCAGGTGAAGAAATCATGCGCAAGCATGGTGACTTGCACGATTTTATGAATTGGCAGCGTCCAATTCTAACGGACTCAGGCGGATTCCAAGTGTTCAGCTTAGGTGACATCCGTAAAATAACCGAAGAAGGTGTGCATTTTCGTTCACCGATTAACGGTGAAAAGATTTTCTTAGACCCAGAAAAATCAATGCAAATTCAGGATTCTTTGGGTTCTGACGTGGTGATGATTTTTGATGAATGTACTCCATATCCAGCAACTCATGACGAAGCGCGTAAATCGATGCAAATGTCATTGCGTTGGGCAAAACGCTCGCGAGATGAGTTTGACCGCTTAGAAAATCCAAACTCTTTGTTTGGTATTATTCAAGGTGGAGTATTTGAAGACTTACGTGACGAGAGTATAAAGGGTCTTTTAGATATTGGATTTGATGGCTATGCCGTTGGTGGTTTAGCCGTGGGCGAGCCTAAAGCTGACATGCACCGCATTTTAGAGCATGTTTGTCCGCAGATCCCTGCTGACAAACCTCGCTACTTGATGGGCGTAGGTAAACCTGAAGACTTAGTTGAGGGCGTGCGTCGCGGTGTGGATATGTTCGACTGTGTTATGCCAACGCGTAATGCCCGTAATGGTCATTTATTTACTAGTGAAGGTGTGATTAAAATCCGCAATGCGCGTCATCGCGATGATACATCAACGTTAGATCCTAAGTGTGATTGTTACACCTGTAAAAACTATTCACGTGCATATTTATACCATTTAGATCGTTGTAATGAAATTTTAGGTGCGCGTTTAAACACCATCCATAATTTACGATATTATCAAATGTTGATGGAAGGTTTGCGTGGCGCAATTGAGACAGGTACATTAGACACCTTTGTTAAGGAGTTCTACACCAGTTTCGGTCGTGAAGTACCTGAATTAACCGTTTAA
- a CDS encoding rhodanese-like domain-containing protein, producing the protein MQASSAFARLVDSVMPHVTLLTIEQYQQQDQWQLIDVREDNEWLQGHLPKAKHLSRGIIERDIEHRFPDKDTPLLLYCGAGQRAALSAYNLQIMGYTQVASMIGGYRAWIQHQFPIVED; encoded by the coding sequence ATGCAAGCATCTTCAGCTTTCGCCCGTTTAGTTGATTCAGTTATGCCTCATGTTACCTTGCTAACGATTGAACAATATCAACAACAAGACCAGTGGCAATTAATTGATGTTCGAGAAGATAATGAGTGGCTGCAAGGGCATTTACCCAAAGCAAAACACTTGAGCCGTGGCATTATTGAGCGTGATATAGAGCATCGATTCCCTGACAAAGATACTCCATTACTCCTTTACTGCGGTGCCGGCCAACGTGCAGCATTATCGGCCTATAATTTACAGATTATGGGATACACACAAGTCGCCTCGATGATTGGTGGATACCGCGCTTGGATACAACATCAATTCCCTATCGTTGAAGACTGA
- the queA gene encoding tRNA preQ1(34) S-adenosylmethionine ribosyltransferase-isomerase QueA: protein MRVADFSFELPDELIARYPTAQRNASRLLTLSGENGQLADKQFTDLLNLINPGDLMVFNNTRVIPARLFGQKSTGGKLEILVERMLDDKRILAHVRSSKSPKVDTLIDLDGGYQMKMLARHDALFELELLSDKSVLAVLEDVGHMPLPPYIDRPDEDADKERYQTVYNQTPGAVAAPTAGLHFDDAMLAELKAKGVNITFVTLHVGAGTFQPVRVDNILEHKMHSEWANVGQDVVDLITQTKANGHRVIAVGTTSVRSLESAARASGDGPLQAFCGDTDIFIYPGFQFKIVDAMVTNFHLPESTLIMLLSAFAGFDEVMNAYQHAITQKYRFFSYGDAMFVTKKAP from the coding sequence ATGCGCGTTGCAGATTTTTCTTTCGAACTTCCAGATGAGCTGATTGCTCGCTATCCGACAGCACAACGCAATGCTTCGCGTTTACTCACGCTAAGTGGCGAAAACGGTCAGCTTGCCGACAAACAATTCACCGATTTACTCAATTTGATCAATCCTGGTGATTTGATGGTGTTTAATAACACTCGAGTTATTCCAGCGCGATTATTCGGGCAAAAATCTACGGGTGGGAAGCTTGAAATTCTCGTAGAACGTATGCTTGACGACAAACGTATTTTGGCCCATGTTCGCAGTTCTAAATCCCCTAAAGTTGATACTCTTATCGACTTAGATGGCGGATATCAAATGAAAATGTTGGCCCGTCATGATGCCTTGTTCGAACTTGAGCTTCTGTCTGATAAAAGTGTATTAGCAGTGCTTGAAGATGTCGGCCATATGCCTCTGCCTCCTTATATCGACCGTCCAGATGAAGACGCTGATAAAGAGCGTTATCAAACGGTATATAACCAAACGCCAGGTGCTGTGGCTGCGCCAACGGCAGGTTTGCACTTTGACGATGCCATGTTGGCTGAATTAAAAGCTAAAGGTGTCAATATTACTTTTGTGACCTTGCATGTAGGTGCAGGTACGTTTCAACCGGTTCGAGTTGATAATATTCTTGAGCACAAAATGCATTCAGAGTGGGCTAATGTTGGCCAAGATGTCGTTGATCTCATCACACAAACCAAAGCCAATGGTCATCGTGTGATTGCCGTCGGAACAACGTCTGTTCGTTCGCTTGAAAGTGCAGCCAGAGCCAGTGGCGATGGCCCATTACAAGCCTTCTGTGGTGATACAGATATTTTTATTTATCCCGGTTTTCAATTTAAAATCGTTGATGCCATGGTGACCAATTTTCATTTGCCTGAGTCGACATTGATCATGCTATTAAGCGCTTTTGCTGGTTTTGATGAAGTGATGAACGCTTATCAACATGCTATTACGCAGAAATATCGCTTTTTTAGCTATGGTGATGCCATGTTTGTGACGAAAAAAGCCCCCTAA
- a CDS encoding bifunctional precorrin-2 dehydrogenase/sirohydrochlorin ferrochelatase: MQYFPLFVDTQGLQVLLVGAGEVATRKLDLLSRTDANIHVIAPDVATEIESYYSQGRIKLSRREVCSADFANVDIIYLATANEQLNMDFAELATERGIWVNVVDNPKFCRFITPSIVDRGRLVVAISTAGAAPVFARTIRSRLETMLPPSLAPLFDFVASKREEVQHKLSAGKDRRLFWEQFFTTNQDKFDGLTEQRYLDAFDHLSIKGDIILLTEDTPTHLLPIAAMPLLQTLDVVYSDNPLDGEINELLRRDASREKVPLLSDITHQYEHGSRILIVSSLAKISQLSAHFPMAKHLRPGSI; encoded by the coding sequence ATGCAATATTTCCCATTATTTGTAGATACCCAAGGATTACAGGTCTTATTGGTTGGCGCAGGTGAGGTCGCTACACGTAAACTAGATCTCTTGTCTCGTACTGATGCCAATATTCATGTAATTGCACCAGACGTCGCCACTGAGATTGAAAGCTATTATTCTCAGGGACGTATTAAACTTTCGCGCCGCGAAGTGTGCAGCGCTGATTTTGCCAATGTCGACATTATTTATTTGGCCACAGCTAATGAACAACTTAATATGGACTTTGCCGAATTAGCCACTGAGCGTGGAATTTGGGTTAATGTGGTCGATAACCCTAAATTTTGTCGATTTATTACGCCTTCTATTGTTGACCGTGGCCGGTTAGTCGTGGCAATAAGTACTGCTGGCGCAGCCCCAGTGTTTGCTCGAACGATTCGTTCGAGACTCGAAACCATGTTACCACCATCGTTAGCACCATTATTTGATTTTGTTGCTAGCAAGCGAGAAGAAGTTCAACATAAATTATCCGCAGGTAAAGATAGACGTTTATTTTGGGAACAGTTTTTTACCACTAACCAAGATAAGTTTGATGGCTTAACTGAACAGCGTTATCTTGATGCTTTTGATCATTTGAGTATTAAAGGCGACATTATCTTATTAACTGAGGACACTCCGACGCATTTGTTGCCTATAGCCGCAATGCCTTTGCTACAGACATTAGATGTGGTTTACAGTGATAACCCGCTCGATGGCGAGATTAATGAACTATTAAGGCGCGATGCTAGCAGAGAAAAGGTACCGTTATTAAGTGATATTACTCATCAATATGAGCATGGTAGTCGTATTCTAATTGTGTCTTCATTGGCTAAAATCAGTCAGCTTAGCGCACATTTCCCGATGGCAAAACATCTTCGTCCAGGCTCAATTTAA
- a CDS encoding rhodanese-like domain-containing protein, whose amino-acid sequence MLLSIQSVLALLVILAASLMPTWAAEQEPSVAWEKIDRGVMLIDVRTAEEFAEGHIDGAMNIPFNNIVPELAKLNITKDTEIVLYCRSGNRSDMAQKSLVKQGYSNTYNAGGFNSLISAR is encoded by the coding sequence ATGCTGTTGTCTATTCAATCGGTATTGGCGCTATTAGTAATATTAGCAGCATCACTCATGCCGACCTGGGCGGCAGAGCAAGAGCCCAGCGTTGCATGGGAGAAGATCGACCGTGGCGTCATGTTGATTGATGTGCGTACTGCTGAAGAGTTTGCAGAAGGACATATTGACGGTGCTATGAATATCCCATTCAATAATATCGTACCCGAGTTAGCAAAGCTCAATATCACTAAAGACACTGAAATAGTGCTTTATTGTCGCAGCGGTAATCGCAGTGATATGGCACAAAAATCACTCGTTAAACAAGGATACAGCAACACCTATAATGCAGGTGGTTTTAACAGTTTAATATCTGCACGATAA